Below is a window of Rhodopseudomonas sp. P2A-2r DNA.
CGAGGCGCTATTGCGGGTGCCGGACGCGGCCACCGCCGACCGCTTCATCGAGGACCGACTCGGCCACGGCGACTTCGTGCATCACGAAATCAGGTCGACTGCGTTCCTGGTCAATGCCTCGGCCTGGGCGCTTGGCGTGTCGGCGCGGGTGATCCAGTCCGGAGAGACGCCCCGGGGCACCATCGGACAACTCACAAAGCGGCTCGGCGCGCCCGCGGTGCGGGCCGCGACAAGGCAGGCGATGCGGCTGATGGGCAGCCACTTTGTCCTTGGCGAGACCATCGAGGCCGCGCTGCAGCGCGCCAGAACGCGAGACGATCGCGCGCCACGCTATTCCTTCGACATGCTCGGCGAAGGCGCGCGCACCCGCGCCGATGCGCAGCGCTATTGCCGCGCCTATCGAACCGCCATCGACGCCATCGGCCACAGCGCCGGCCACCATGCCCTGCCCGACCGGCCGGGCATTTCGGTGAAACTGTCGGCGTTGCATCCGCGCTTCGAGGCGATGAGCCGCGCCCGGGTGATGACCCAACTGGTGCCGGATCTGATCGCGCTGGCGCGCCAGGCAAAGACCTACAACCTCAACTTCACTGTCGATGCCGAGGAGGCCGATCGGCTCGAACTGTCGCTCGACGTGATCGCGGCGGCCTTTGCAGATCCGTCGCTGGCCGGCTGGGATAGTTTTGGCCTGGCGATCCAGGCCTATCAGAAGCGCGCCGGCGCAGTGATCGACTGGGCGGCTGCGCTCGCCGACAGCCTTGACCGCCGCATGATGGTCCGGCTGGTGAAGGGCGCCTATTGGGACAACGAGATCAAGCGCACCCAGGAGCGCGGCCTCGGCGACTACCCGGTGTTCACCCGCAAGGCGATGACCGACCTCAACTACATCGCCTGCGCGCAACGCCTGCTGGCGCTGCGACCGCGGATCTTTCCGCAATTCGCCACCCACAACGCGCTGACGGTGGCGACGATTGTCGAACTCGCCGGCGACAACGCTACTTACGAATTTCAGCGTCTGCACGGCATGGGCGAGGCGCTCTATGCGCAACTGATCGCCGATCGGATGCAACTTTCCTGCCGCACCTATGCGCCGGTGGGCGGCCACCGCGACCTGCTGGCCTATCTGGTGCGCCGGCTGCTGGAGAACGGCGCCAACTCGTCCTTCGTCGCGGTCGCCGGTGACAATAGCGTGCCGGTGGAAGTGTTGCTGAAGCGGCCGGCTGATATCATCGGCACCGCGGACCAGGCGCGGCATCCCCATATTCCGCTGCCGCGCGATCTCTACCGGCCGCAGCGGATCAACTCGCGCGGCGTCGAGTTCGGTGAGCGCGCGGCATTGCGGGAACTGGTCAACGAGGTCGCCGGCGCGACAGGCGGCGCATCGGTCGCCGATGCCACGCCAGAAGAGGCGAATGCCGCCATCGTCGCCGCACAAGCGGGCTTCCAGCACTGGAGCCGCACCCCGGCCGATGCGCGCGCCGCCGCTCTGGAGCGCGCCGCCGACCTGCTCGAGCAACGCCGCGCCGGCTTCATCGCGCTGCTGCAGCGCGAGGGCGGCAAGACGCTGGACGATGCGCTGTCGGAGGTCCGCGAGGCCATCGACTTCTGTCGCTACTATGCCGCGCACGGCCGCGTCCTGTTCGGCGACGGCGTAGCGATGCCCGGGCCGACCGGTGAGAGCAACCTGCTGCGACTGCGCGGACGCGGCGTCTTCGTGGCGATCTCGCCATGGAATTTTCCGCTGGCGATTTTCCTGGGCCAGGTCACGGCGGCGCTGACGGCCGGTAATGCGGTGGTGGCAAAACCCGCCGAACAGACGCCGCGCGTGGCTGCTGCCGCAGTGCAGCTGCTCCATGAGGCCGGCGTGCCGGCGACAGCGCTGCATCTGGTGCCGGGCGATGGCGCGATCGGCGCGGTGCTGGTGGCACATGCCGGCATCGCCGGCGTAGCGTTCACCGGCTCCACCGAGGTCGCCCGCAACATCAACCGCGCTCTGGCGGCGAAGGACGGCCCGATCGTGCCGCTGATCGCCGAGACCGGCGGCATCAATGCCATGATCGTTGACGCAACCGCGCTGCCGGAACAGGTCGCCGACGACGTAGTGACCTCGGCGTTCCGCTCTGCCGGCCAGCGCTGCTCGGCGCTGCGGCTGCTGTTCGTGCAGGAGGACGTCGCCGATCGCATGATCGAGATGATCGTCGGCAGCGCACGCGAGCTGCAGCTCGGCGATGTCAGCGATCCCGCCACCCATGTCGGCCCGGTGATCGACGCCGAGGCGAAGCACAAGCTCGATGGCCATATCGCGCGGATGCGGCAAGAAGCTCGCCTGCATTTCGCCGGCGTCGCGCCATCAGGCAATTTCGTGGCACCGCACATTTTTGAATTGTCCGACGCGGGGCAGCTCACCGAAGAAGTGTTCGGTCCGGTGCTGCACGTGGTGCGCTACCGCGCCGACGCGCTTGACGAGGTGGTGCAGGCGATCACCCGCAGCGGCTTCGGGCTGACGCTCGGCGTCCATTCGCGGATCGACGACATGGTTGAAGGCGTTATCGACCGGCTGCAGTTCGGCAACATCTATGTCAACCGCAACATGATAGGCGCGGTGGTCGGCGTGCAGCCGTTCGGCGGCTTCGGCCTGTCGGGCACCGGTCCCAAGGCCGGCGGTCCGCACTACCTGCCACGCTTCGCCACCGAGCAGACCGTGACCATCAACACCGCCGCGGCCGGTGGCAACGCAGCATTGCTGTCGGATGCGGAATAGGCCGCCGGTGCATCTTGCCGTGGCCAGCGCTGATCGGCATAAGATCGCCCCATGACATCGTCCATGACCGACAAACGCCCGCTTTTGCGCGCCATCTTCGACGCCGCCGTGGCCGCCGCCCATCCGGACAAGATCCTGGGCGCGCATTTGCCCGCGCCGCCGAAGGGCCGCATCATCATCCTCGCCGCCGGCAAGGCTGCCGGCGCCATGGCCGCCGCCGCCGAGGCGCACTATCTCGATGACCTCAAGATCGAGCCGTCACGCCTCATCGGCATCGCCACCACGCGCCACGGCCATGGCGTGCCGACACGCCGCATCACGGTGATCGAGGCCGGCCATCCCGTGCCCGACGAGGCCGGACTGAAGGGCGCCGACGACAGCCTGAGGCTCGCCGCCACCGCCGCTGCCGACGACCTGCTGCTGGTGCTGATTTCCGGCGGCGGCTCCGCCAACTGGATCGCACCGGTGGCGGGCATCAGCTTCCTGCAGAAACAGCAGGTGACGCGCGCGCTGCTGCGCTCCGGCGCCGCCATCGGCGAGATCAACACCGTGCGCAAGCATCTGTCGCGCATCAAGGGCGGCCGCCTCGCCCGCGCCGGCCAGCGCGCCGAGATCCTGACGCTGGCGATTTCCGACGTGCCCCATGACGACCCGGCGGTGATCGCGTCAGGCCCGACAGTGCCTGACGCCAGCACGCTGGCCGAAGCCCGCGCCATCGTCGCCAAATACGATCTTGCCATCGACGACGCGGTTCGCGCCGCCCTCGACGATGACGCCAACGAGAGCGTCAAGCCGGGCGATGCGGCGTTCGCACGCGCGCGCTACCAGATGATCGCGCGACCGCGCGAATCCCTCGACGCCGCCATCAAGGTGGCGGCAGATGCCGGCTACGAGATCGTCGACCTCGGCGCCGACCTCGAGGGCGAGGCCCGCGAGGTGGCTGCAGGGCATGCGCAGCTCGCCCTGAAGGCACGCGCGGACAACCGGAAGCTCGCGATCCTGTCGGGCGGCGAACTCACCGTGACCGTCACCGGCAACGGCCGCGGCGGCCCCAATCAGGAATATGCGCTGGCGCTGGCGGACTTGCTGAAAGACAGCACCGGCATGTCAGCGCTGGCCGGCGACACCGACGGCGCCGACGGCGGCGCCGGCAGCGCCGACGATCCGGCAGGTGCGATGGTCGATGCGAAGACGTTTGCTGCGATGCGCGCGCAGAACCTCGAGGCCGCCGCCTATCTGAAGAATAACGACGCCACCGCATTCTTCACAGCTACCGGCGACCTGCTGCATAGCGGTCCGACGCTGACCAACGTCAATGATGTCAGGGTGATCCTGGTGGAGCGGGAATAGCGCACTGTCGTTCCGGGGCGCGGGCGGCGTCAGCCGAACGCGAACCCGGAACCTCGATGTGCTTTGATGAACATTTCGGGATTCCGGGGTCGCTTGCGCCCCGGAATGACGAAGAGGAAGTCCTAAAAATCCCGGGCAATCGTCGCCAGCATGCCGAGCAGCGCGGTGTGGTTGGCCGGGCCGAGCACCTCGATCAAACGGGCCTCGTGCTTGGCGGTGACCAGTTTCTTGGCGCGGACCAGCGTGGCGCGGCCCTTGTCGGTGAGCATCAGGACATGGGAGCGGCGATCGTTGGGCGAACGCATCCGGGTGCACAGGCCGCGGCTTTCCAGCGCATCCAGCATGGCCACGAAATTGGGGCGGAGAATGCCGAGGGTGTTGGCGATCTCGGTCTGGTTGCGGCCGGGATTGTTGTCCAGCAGCAGCAGCACGGAAAACTGCGCCGGCGTCAGTTGCAGCGGCGCCATGCAGCGCATGAAGTCGTCGAACACCCGCAACTGAGCCCGCTTGAGCGAGTAGCCGAGCAGGCCGGCCAGTTCGCCGATCTGCAGTGTGGTGTCGTCGACGGCGGTGTCCTCAGGCAGCACCTGCAGCTGAAGGTCCATATCGGCATCTCTGGAAACAGGCATCGTGCAATCCCCGGCTACCGGTCAATGAGCGCAATACCCGGTCGAAATGCGGCGGCTCTTGAGGTTATGATGGATAATCGTTATAGGATATACCATTACTGTATCAAATGAGCGGCAGATTTCAACTGCCGTTGTTGATTGTCGTGGGGCTGTGGTATCCGCGGCACATTCATCCGGGGTGGGAGCGTGCGGTCTTGAACACAACGATTCTGCTGTTCCTCTTGCAGGACGGCATCACCAACGGCGCGATCTACGCGCTGCTTGGCCTGGCGCTGGTGCTGGTCTTTGCGGTCACCAGGGTGATCCTGATTCCGCAGGGCGAATTCATCACCTATGGTGCGCTGACTTATGCCAGCCTGTCGACCGGGCAGGTCCCGGGCACGGTTCGCCTGGCCGTCGCCATGGGCGTGGTCGCTTTTGCCTTCGACATCTTCACCTTCAGAAAGTCGCTGCATCTGCGGCGTGTTCTGCGCGCATTCGCGGTCAATATCGTGTTTCCGCTGGCCGTGTGGGGCCTGACCCTGGCGCTGGCCGGACGGCAGAGCCACATCGCGGTGAATATCGCTTTGTCCCTGCTGATCGTCGCGGCGATCGGACTGTTCCTCTATCGCATCGCGTTCCAGCCGATCGCCCACACCTCTGTGCTGGTGCTGCTGATCGCCTCGGTGGGTTGCCACCTGGCCCTGCAGGGCTTCGGCCTGGTGTTCTTCGGCGCCGAGGGCCAGCGCGGCCCCACCATCTCCGATGCCGCCGTGATGATCGGGCCGCTGCGCTTCACCGGCCAGAGCATCGCAGTCTACGCCATCACCCTCGCGCTGATCATCGGCCTCTGGCTGTTCTTCGGTTTCACGCTATACGGCAAGGCGCTGCGCGCCACCGCGGTGAACCGGCTTGGCGCCCGCCTCGTCGGCATCCGCACTTCGCTGTCCGGCCAGATCGCCTTCCTGCTGGCATCGGTGATCGGCGCCATCTCCGGCATCCTGATCGTGCCGATCACCACGCTCTATTACGACACCGGCTTCCTGATCGGCCTCAAGGGCTTCGTCGCCGCAATTATCGGCGGCCTGGTGAGCTATCCGCTCACCGCCGTCGCCGCCATCGTGGTCGGCTGCGTCGAGGCGTTCTCATCGTTCTACGCGAGCAATTTCAAGGAGGTCATCGTCTTCACGCTGATCCTGCCGGTCCTCGTGCTGCGCTCGCTTGCGGCACCCGCGGTCGATGAAGAGAAGGATTGAGCGATGAACCGGCGTTTTCCCATCGTCATTTTCGCGCTTGTCATGGCAGCGCTGCCGTTCATCCCCGGCATGCCGCCGTTCTGGATCGTGCTGCTCGACAATATCGGCCTCGCCGCCCTGGTGGCGATGGGCCTCGTGCTGCTCACCGGCGTCGGCGGCCTCACGTCGTTCGGCCAGGCGGCGTTCTGCGGCTTCGGCGCCTACACCACCGCGGTGCTGACCACCACCTGGGGCGTGTCGCCGTGGCTGACCCTGCCGGCGGCGCTGATCGTCAGTGGCCTCGCCGCCGTGCTGCTTGGCCTCGTCACCGTGCGGCTATCCGGCCACTACCTGCCACTCGGCACCATCGCCTGGGGCATCAGCCTGTACTATCTCTTCAGCAAGCTCAGCTTTCTCGGCCGCAATGACGGCATCTCCGGGATTCCGCCTCTGTCCATCGGCACGCTGAAGATGCTCGATCCCCACACCATCTACTTTCCTATCTGGATCGCGGTCATCCTCTGCGCCGTGCTGTCGATGAACCTGCTGGACTCCCGCACCGGCCGCGCAATCCGCGCATTGCGTCGCGGCCACATCGCCGCCGAAGCCTTCGGCGTGCAGACCGCCCGCGCCAAGCTGATGGTTTTCATCTATGCCGCAATGCTGGCCGGCCTGTCCGGCTGGCTCTACGCGCACTTCCAGCGCGCCGCGACGCCGACGCCGTTCGGCCCGCAGGCCGGCATCGAATATCTGTTCATCGCCGTGGTCGGCGGCGCCGGCTATGTCTGGGGCGGCGTGCTCGGCGCCGCCGTGGTGGTGATCCTCAAGGAGGTGCTGCAGAGCTACCTGCCGCTGATCTTCGGCGGCGGTGGCCAACTCGAGACCATCGTGTTCGGCATCCTGCTGGTGGCGCTGCTGCAGTTCGCACCAACCGGTATGTGGCCGTGGCTGACCTCGCTGCTGCCGTTCGAGATCAAGCGCAAGCGGCCGGATCCGTCCGCAACCCTGCCGGCGCGGCCGCAGACCGCCACGGGATCGGGCCCGCTGCTTGAAGTCAACAATGCGCGCAAGCAGTTCGGCGGCGTGATCGCCGTCAACAACGTCTCGTTCGACGTGGGAGCGCGCGAGATCGTGGCGCTGATCGGCCCCAACGGCGCCGGCAAGAGCACCACCTTCAACCTGATCACCGGCGTGCTGAAGACCACCGCCGGCAAGATCTCCATGCGCGGCAAAAGCATCGACAACGCGCCGCCGCAGGACGTCGTCAAGCTCGGCATCGCCCGCACCTTCCAGCACGTCAAGCTGGTGCCGGACATGACCGTGCTGGAGAACGTCGCCCTCGGCGCGCATCTGCGCGGCACGGCCGGCGCCA
It encodes the following:
- the putA gene encoding bifunctional proline dehydrogenase/L-glutamate gamma-semialdehyde dehydrogenase PutA yields the protein MTSGPAFHAPYAADDATMAATLLAGARLTPAQETRIDATATRLIRAIRGRDDRFGGVEDMLREYALSTKEGLALMVLAEALLRVPDAATADRFIEDRLGHGDFVHHEIRSTAFLVNASAWALGVSARVIQSGETPRGTIGQLTKRLGAPAVRAATRQAMRLMGSHFVLGETIEAALQRARTRDDRAPRYSFDMLGEGARTRADAQRYCRAYRTAIDAIGHSAGHHALPDRPGISVKLSALHPRFEAMSRARVMTQLVPDLIALARQAKTYNLNFTVDAEEADRLELSLDVIAAAFADPSLAGWDSFGLAIQAYQKRAGAVIDWAAALADSLDRRMMVRLVKGAYWDNEIKRTQERGLGDYPVFTRKAMTDLNYIACAQRLLALRPRIFPQFATHNALTVATIVELAGDNATYEFQRLHGMGEALYAQLIADRMQLSCRTYAPVGGHRDLLAYLVRRLLENGANSSFVAVAGDNSVPVEVLLKRPADIIGTADQARHPHIPLPRDLYRPQRINSRGVEFGERAALRELVNEVAGATGGASVADATPEEANAAIVAAQAGFQHWSRTPADARAAALERAADLLEQRRAGFIALLQREGGKTLDDALSEVREAIDFCRYYAAHGRVLFGDGVAMPGPTGESNLLRLRGRGVFVAISPWNFPLAIFLGQVTAALTAGNAVVAKPAEQTPRVAAAAVQLLHEAGVPATALHLVPGDGAIGAVLVAHAGIAGVAFTGSTEVARNINRALAAKDGPIVPLIAETGGINAMIVDATALPEQVADDVVTSAFRSAGQRCSALRLLFVQEDVADRMIEMIVGSARELQLGDVSDPATHVGPVIDAEAKHKLDGHIARMRQEARLHFAGVAPSGNFVAPHIFELSDAGQLTEEVFGPVLHVVRYRADALDEVVQAITRSGFGLTLGVHSRIDDMVEGVIDRLQFGNIYVNRNMIGAVVGVQPFGGFGLSGTGPKAGGPHYLPRFATEQTVTINTAAAGGNAALLSDAE
- a CDS encoding glycerate kinase, which codes for MTDKRPLLRAIFDAAVAAAHPDKILGAHLPAPPKGRIIILAAGKAAGAMAAAAEAHYLDDLKIEPSRLIGIATTRHGHGVPTRRITVIEAGHPVPDEAGLKGADDSLRLAATAAADDLLLVLISGGGSANWIAPVAGISFLQKQQVTRALLRSGAAIGEINTVRKHLSRIKGGRLARAGQRAEILTLAISDVPHDDPAVIASGPTVPDASTLAEARAIVAKYDLAIDDAVRAALDDDANESVKPGDAAFARARYQMIARPRESLDAAIKVAADAGYEIVDLGADLEGEAREVAAGHAQLALKARADNRKLAILSGGELTVTVTGNGRGGPNQEYALALADLLKDSTGMSALAGDTDGADGGAGSADDPAGAMVDAKTFAAMRAQNLEAAAYLKNNDATAFFTATGDLLHSGPTLTNVNDVRVILVERE
- a CDS encoding MarR family winged helix-turn-helix transcriptional regulator, whose product is MDLQLQVLPEDTAVDDTTLQIGELAGLLGYSLKRAQLRVFDDFMRCMAPLQLTPAQFSVLLLLDNNPGRNQTEIANTLGILRPNFVAMLDALESRGLCTRMRSPNDRRSHVLMLTDKGRATLVRAKKLVTAKHEARLIEVLGPANHTALLGMLATIARDF
- a CDS encoding branched-chain amino acid ABC transporter permease, yielding MNTTILLFLLQDGITNGAIYALLGLALVLVFAVTRVILIPQGEFITYGALTYASLSTGQVPGTVRLAVAMGVVAFAFDIFTFRKSLHLRRVLRAFAVNIVFPLAVWGLTLALAGRQSHIAVNIALSLLIVAAIGLFLYRIAFQPIAHTSVLVLLIASVGCHLALQGFGLVFFGAEGQRGPTISDAAVMIGPLRFTGQSIAVYAITLALIIGLWLFFGFTLYGKALRATAVNRLGARLVGIRTSLSGQIAFLLASVIGAISGILIVPITTLYYDTGFLIGLKGFVAAIIGGLVSYPLTAVAAIVVGCVEAFSSFYASNFKEVIVFTLILPVLVLRSLAAPAVDEEKD
- a CDS encoding ABC transporter permease subunit; translation: MNRRFPIVIFALVMAALPFIPGMPPFWIVLLDNIGLAALVAMGLVLLTGVGGLTSFGQAAFCGFGAYTTAVLTTTWGVSPWLTLPAALIVSGLAAVLLGLVTVRLSGHYLPLGTIAWGISLYYLFSKLSFLGRNDGISGIPPLSIGTLKMLDPHTIYFPIWIAVILCAVLSMNLLDSRTGRAIRALRRGHIAAEAFGVQTARAKLMVFIYAAMLAGLSGWLYAHFQRAATPTPFGPQAGIEYLFIAVVGGAGYVWGGVLGAAVVVILKEVLQSYLPLIFGGGGQLETIVFGILLVALLQFAPTGMWPWLTSLLPFEIKRKRPDPSATLPARPQTATGSGPLLEVNNARKQFGGVIAVNNVSFDVGAREIVALIGPNGAGKSTTFNLITGVLKTTAGKISMRGKSIDNAPPQDVVKLGIARTFQHVKLVPDMTVLENVALGAHLRGTAGAISSMLRLDRADEAKLLAEAARQIDRVGLGDQIDQLAGSLSLGQQRIVEIARALCVDPQLLLLDEPAAGLRHMEKQQLAALLRQLRDGGMSVLLVEHDMGFVMDLADRIVVLDFGTRIAEGTPEAIKRNPDVIKAYLGAVA